In Brachypodium distachyon strain Bd21 chromosome 5, Brachypodium_distachyon_v3.0, whole genome shotgun sequence, the genomic window TCTCTGGTaggaataagaaaaatgaGGCAGCAGCAACGGGCTGTATAGAACCCCAAGTTAGTATCGAAAATTTATTCTGGAAACTAAGAGGACTGGAGAATCTTAAAAATGATGCACTTCAGCAAGACTATCCTTGAgcaaaaattggattttgTGGGGCTTCAGAAAACCACTAAATCTGACTAAATAACCATGACAATTCAAATTATGAAAAACTGGATAGGATCTCTTTTGCCCGGAATCAGAATCCAATGACCCCCTGACTGTAGTTTCTGCCCACACCGAGGGTTTATCTGACTGTGCTCTTCGTATGTATGTTATGTATGCATCTAATTGCTTTTTGATCATCTTTGTAAATCTTGCATAGAAAGGAGGCCAACAGAAAAGTGCTTCAATGGGGGCAAAAGTTAATCGATTGTGCGTCAAGCTTCAGACATTGATATATTCCTCTCGTTTAGTTTAAGTTGGTTTCCTTCTTTTATCACCTTAATGTTATTCTCATTAGGATGCTGACTTGTTTCAAAGTACATTACTAGCTGTCTTTCACACTACCTTCTTTTTGTGTATTCAAAATCCTATTATTTCCTATTAATGGAAATTCGAGCCAACCTCTAGTTCAAAAAATTATCCTCTATGCTCAAGCTCTCATATAACGAGTTACAATACAGTAGGTAAAAAAGGATTTAGCTTTCAACAGCTCCCAGTTTATTACCGTGCTCAAGACACACCCCAGGCCATCAGTAATAAATGCCAATAGTTTTCTCTTACATTAGTAGACATCACAAAACAAACATGCTAATATGCCACATGACTTAGGTTGTTCCACACAGACCATTACTTTTAACCAAACAATACTTGTGTGGATGAGCCAAGATATTGGGCACCATTTGATAGAAAAATACCACATCAACATTTATGTTTATTTAATATTTGGAGAGAAAGGCAATATTTACTTCGACTATTGGAAATAATAGTTAGATTCATCAAAATTAGATTCATCTATTGTCCTAGTTAGATCTGTTGAAGTTACCTTGATGCCGAAGGAGAGTTTGATCTTAATCGGAACCTTGAAGCTGAACCATTCCTGGCCCTGGGGGACTTGCTGCAAAGAGTATTAAATTTTTGTCAGTTTATGTTATCCAGGGATAACAGAATGTAATGTCGTAATCACAGCTAGACCTTCTGTGCCTGGGGTAGCCATGGTCATGCCTTGGGCTTGTGCTTGGACTTGGACTTGGACTCGGGCTTGCAGCTCTTGGGTAGGGAGGGCTATATTCACCATTGTGCTGCTTTACCTTCAGAAAATTATAAAGTGGTGTATTGGTTAATTCTGGAACAAGTTGATGGCCAACATTGAAAGAAACGAATATATGCGCTTACATTTATGTAGCCACGCCAATATTGATTTATAAACTCAGAGAAATGGAGTTTCTGTGCCTGCAAATAGTGATCACTCAAAAAATATTTCCTCAAGGACAAATAAATGCACCGACTACAGGATCAAACATCAAAGCAGTAACAAAGACTGCAGCGCTGAAAAACTACATACTCAAAAGGTGTGATGAAAATCAGCATTCCAGCATTCCATGAAACTAAATGCAGCAAGGCAACTGAAACGACACAGAAAACtaggaagcagaagaagagagaaTCTTACAGCATCCTCCATACCCTCCTTGTCTTTATATTCAACAATTCCTATAGTGCCTGTATCAAACAATGATGTATTATAAAAAGTAGTAGCAACCTCACCCAGAACTatataaaaacaaacaaaaaaaagacagtgTTACGGACAAGAACTTCCTCATGTAAACAAATTGCTGATGATAATTGCACCCAGTTCGAATAATAGGCAGGCACAACTACCATCGGCATCACAGAACATAAATGCCTTAGTGAGCGGTGGATCAAATGTGACAAATACAATTTCAAGGTCTGCAATGTGATACGAAAATTTTCTGTCCTCATTCTCTTTATATTCCACAATTCCAACCGTTCCTGTAGCAAACAATGATGGATGTTACCAAATAACAATTGAAGCAGCAACACAGCACGCAAGGCCAAAACTTCATagaaagaaagggaaaaagagtGATACAGACAAGAACTTCCTCGTGTAAACGAAAAATGCTTTGGACATCGCACCGAGTTCAAATAATAGACAAGCACCCCTACATAGGCATGACAGGGAATAAACACATGAATGACTAGTTGATTAAATGCGATGAATACAATTTCAAGATCTGCAATGTGGTATGAAAAATTATTTCATGGATGTGTTTTCTCTAAATAACTGAAATATAAACACATGTTCAATAGCATGCTCTAAGCCTCTAATAGAGTTGGAAGTTATTTTGTAAATTATGCATATAACTCAAAGGCAAATACTGACGATGAGCTCTGGTGAATAGCTCTTGTGAATACAATGAAAGATAGTAAAAGACTGCAGTACCCACTCACCAATTGTCTCGTGATGCACTTCTGAGAATGACACATCCGCTGCTTGTTCCATGTGGAGCTGATAAACAGTCATTCAGCTTCAGAGGTGAAAACAAAATGGAGATTGAACAAAAGTGATCATGCTGCAGACGTTTAATTCTTCAGCTGATGTTGATGAGGGGAGTTGAGTGACAAGCACTGTGAAAGGGTGCAAAAATGATATCAAACAGAGTATAAGGTATTAATTATccatttcagttttttttgccATACCTTGGAACTCGGGATGATAAGATACACCAACATGTGAAGGTCCCATGCAAAAGTTCCTTGCGGTTGAAGTACTGCCTATCCTACCACGGGCAAATTCAACCTACGCTTATAGATGATTAGATTCTGAACCATCAAaatggaggaagagaaggccaCAAAACCCTACTGCACCCTGCACCTACCTTTAGTCGGTAACCGTCAAACTTGTAGCCCTGTCGCTCATGGACTGCCGCCGCAGCATCGCGCTCACGTTTGAACTATATGGCAGGGTTCAAAACAATTAAGGGTTTGGATATTTTACACTAGGGTGCAAACGAAATTGAACAAGAAGTGGGCCGTTCGTGGCATCCCGTTTGCAGCCCTATTATACACCAACTCAACAATAAAATAGTAGCTACTAGCAGAACGAAATTCTAAATTCACATGAATTACTTGTTGGTATCCTAATCACATTCAATAGGTACCTCAATGAAAGCGTAGCAAGAGGATTGATCTTTAGTCTTTATCTCTATACGGATGATGTCCCCAAACTGCATGTAAAGAGTTCCACCATGTGATCATATTCCCTTATTTCCAAGATAACAAAAAGATAGAAAATTGGTAGCAACCCTGTAGAAGAGGTCATCGACCTCCCTCTCCGGCTCTCCCTGATGTCGCTGGGGAGGTTCCCCACATAGACAGAGTTGCTACGCTACCTGCTCATATTTCAGCTGCAACGCAAAAGGTACACTTACAAAACTGCAACATTCACAAACAAGATATAACCACTAAGCAATTaagcacaagaaaaaaaattatcaacCATAAAGAGTCAATCACAACTAAAACTAACGCCTCCACAAAATCTAGAATTCCAAAAAAATCTTAGGAGGACTCTGCGCACGATTCGACCATAGAAAGAGATACTCCGCACACGATTCGACCATAGAAAGAGACACTCTGCACACGATTCGGCCACAGAAAAAGCAGCCCACAGAACTGGAAG contains:
- the LOC112269271 gene encoding serine/arginine-rich-splicing factor SR34-like isoform X2 encodes the protein MTVYQLHMEQAADVSFSEVHHETIGTIGIVEYKDKEGMEDAAQKLHFSEFINQYWRGYINVKQHNGEYSPPYPRAASPSPSPSPSTSPRHDHGYPRHRSKSPRARNGSASRFRLRSNSPSASRSNNQS
- the LOC112269271 gene encoding serine/arginine-rich-splicing factor SR34-like isoform X1 encodes the protein MTVYQLHMEQAADVSFSEVHHETIGVLVYYLNSVRCPKHFSFTRGSSCTIGIVEYKDKEGMEDAAQKLHFSEFINQYWRGYINVKQHNGEYSPPYPRAASPSPSPSPSTSPRHDHGYPRHRSKSPRARNGSASRFRLRSNSPSASRSNNQS